The segment CCTGATTGAACAGGTTCCGGCGGCCATGTACAGAAAAATTACCGTCGGAGAGGGGGAGGCAGGGCTTCTCTACTTTGACGGAAAGTATGAGAGAACGCTTCCCTGCGGCATCTGGTACTATTGGAATTACGGCATAAAGGTCTCCTGTGTCCTGGTGGACCTGAAAATGCAGCGCCTGGAAATTTCCGGGCAGGAGATTCTGACAGCGGACAAGGTGGGAGTAAGGCTCAATATTCTCTGCCAGTACCGTGTCTCTGACCCGGCAGAGCTGGTGAAAAAGACGAAAAATATCGCGGAGCAGATATACAGCGCAGGGCAGCTGGCTGCACGGGAGTATGTGGGAAAGCTAACCCTCGATGAACTCCTGAATCAGAAGGAGGAGATTGGCAGAAAGCTGGAAGAGAAGATGAAGGAGATCCAGTCACAGTATCCGGTGGAAATCGGGGCAGTGGGAATCAAGGACATCATCCTGCCGGGAGAGATCCGCGCCATCATGAATACCGTTCTGGTGGCAGAGAAGCAGGCCCAGGCCAATGTGATTACCCGCCGCGAGGAGGTGGCTTCTACCAGAAGCCTTCTGAACACGGCAAGGCTCATGGAGGAAAACCAGATTCTCTATCGCCTCAAGGAGATGGAATACCTGGAGCGAATCTGCGAGAAGGTGGGAAGCATTTCCCTGTCAGGCACAGCCGGAATACTGGAGCAGCTGGCTGCTCTGACAGAGGGGCGAAAGACTTGAAAAGTTCATTTCTGCACTTGACAAACAGGAGAGCAGTGCTTAGAATATAAACCAGTATATAAAAAGGCAGTGAAGGTGCAAGTAGACCCTTATTTTCCGTCCAGAGAGAGGAGGCCGCCGGCTGAGAGCCTCTTCGGTTCAGATAGGGTGTCGAAATTCCCACCGGAGCCGCGCGGCTGAACGAGAGCTGTTCTTTTGCAGCATCCATTAGGCGGCGACGTCCCGTACACGTTACGTATAAGATAAGAGCCTGGGCTGTGAAAAGCCGGAGGCCGGCAGAAACCGGCGCCGTTTTCACGGATGCAGGAATCAGGGTGGTACCGCGGTCTGAACCGTCCCTTCGTGTCTGAAGGGGCGGTTTTTTTGTTTTATTTTTAAGAAATCCCGGGAATTTCAGGTAAAACAAAACTTTTCTGTCGCTCATCAATCAGCCACGGTTAAAAGCAAAATTTAAGTCTATTTCAGAAGGAGAAATTATGAGAGAACAGTTAGAGAAGATCAAAGCAGAAGCCCTTGCGAAGATCGAAGCTTCCGACGCGCTGGAAAAGTTAAATGACATCCGCGTTGCATACCTCGGAAAAAAGGGCGAACTGACAAGCGTGTTAAAAAGCATGAAGGATGTAGCTCCGGAAGAGCGCCCGAAGGTTGGACAGATGGTAAATGACGCCAGGGCTTTAATTGAGGAGAAGTTAGAGGAGACAAAGAAAAAGCTGGCCCGCATTGCCCGCGAGGAGCAGATGAAGAAGGAAGTTATCGATGTAACCCTTCCGGCGAAGAAAAATAATGTAGGACACAGCCATCCCAACACCATTGCCCTTGAAGAAGTGGAGCGCATTTTCATCGGCATGGGCTATGAGGTTGTGGAAGGTCCGGAGGTGGAGTACGACAAGTACAACTTTGAGAAGTTAAACATCCCCAAGGGGCATCCGGCAAGGGATGAGCAGGATACCTTCTATATCAATGACTCTGTGGTGCTGAGGAGCCAGACCTCCCCGGTTCAGGTGCGCGTTATGGAAACGAAGAAGCCCCCTATCCGCATCATCGCTCCGGGACGTGTGTTCCGCTCCGACGAGGTGGATGCAACCCACTCCCCGTCCTTCCACCAGATCGAGGGACTTGTCATTGACAAGAACATTACATTTGCAGACCTTAAGGGAACCCTGGCCGAGTTCGCCAGAGAGCTGTTCGGGGAAGAGACAAAGGTAAAATTCCGCCCCCACCACTTCCCGTTCACAGAGCCCAGCGCTGAGGTGGATGTAAGCTGCTTCAAGTGCGGCGGAAAGGGCTGCCGTTTCTGCAAGGGATCCGGCTGGATTGAGATTCTGGGATGCGGCATGGTGCACCCCCATGTACTTGAGATGTGCGGCATTGATCCGGAGGAGTATTCCGGCTTCGCCTTCGGCGTGGGCCTTGAGAGAATTGCCCTGTTAAAATATGAGATCGACGATATGCGTCTCCTGTACGAGAATGACGTGCGTTTCTTAAAGCAGTTTTAGGAAACCCGGGAACAGAGACAGGATACGAAGTTCTGAATCAAGCACTGACGAAAATCATGGATTAGATTGCAAGGAGAATCAAAATGAACACAGCATTATCATGGATAAAAGCATATGTTCCGGATCTCGATGTCACAGCGCAGGAATACACAGACGCCATGACACTGACAGGAACGAAGGTAGAGGGATATGAGTGCCTGGATAAAAACCTGGACAAGATTGTTGTAGGCCAGATCACAGAGATTGAGCGCCATCCGGACGCTGACAAGCTGGTTGTATGTCAGGTGGATCTGGGCGGGACTTCCACCCAGATCGTGACGGGCGCTCCGAATGTAAAGGTGGGCCAGAAGGTTCCGGTTGTTCTCGACGGCGGAAGGGTGGCCGGCGATCACGATGGAGGCCGTCCGGAAGGCGGAATCAGGATCAAAAAGGGCAAGCTGCGTGGAGTGGAATCAAACGGAATGATGTGCTCCATCGAAGAGCTTGGCTCCAGCCGTGAGATGTACCCGGAAGCTCCTGAACAGGGAATCTATATTTTCCCGGAGGACACAGAGGTGGGAAGCGACGCCATCGAGGCCCTGGGCCTTCGCGACGTGGTATTCGAGTATGAGATCACATCAAACCGCGTGGACTGCTACAGCGTCATCGGTATTGCCAGAGAGGCAGCGGCTACCTTCGGAAAGACCTTCTGCGAGCCGGAGATCAGAAAGACAGGAAACGGCGAAGACATTCACGACTTCCTGAAGGTGAGCGTGGAGAACACAGAGCTCTGCCCCCGCTACTGTGCCAGAATGGTGAAAAACATTAAGCTGGGGCCGTCCCCTGACTGGATGCGCCGCCGCCTGGCAGCCAGCGGCATCCGCCCCATCAACAATATCGTAGACATTACCAACTATGTGATGGAAGAGTACGGACAGCCGATGCACGCTTACGACTACGATCAGATCGCCGGTCAGCAGATCGTTGTAAAGTGTGCGCAGGACGGGGAAGTATTTGAGACCCTGGACGGCCAGGAGAGAAAGCTGGACAGCCAGATTCTCATGATCAACGACGGAGAGAAGGCTGTCGGAATTGCCGGAATCATGGGAGGAGAAAATTCCAAGATTACAGATAACGTGAAGACCATGGTATTCGAGGCCGCATGCTTTGACGGAACGAATATCCGCCTTTCCGCCAAGAGAGTGGGCTTAAGGACAGATGCTTCCGGAAAATTCGAGAAGGGCCTTGATCCGAACACGGCAGAGCTGGCCATCAACCGCGCCTGCCAGTTAATTGAGGAGCTGGGAGCCGGAGAGGTAGTCGGCGGCATGATCGACGTTTATCCGGTAAAGAGAGAGGGAAACCGCGTTCCTTTCGAGCCGGAGAAGATTAACCGCCTTCTGGGAACAAATATCGACAGGGCGGATATGATTTCCTACTTAAAGAGCGTGGAGCTGGAGTACGATGCAGCCACAGAGGAGATTGTAGTTCCAAGCTGGCGCCAGGATGTCCACAGGATGGCAGATGTGGCCGAGGAGGTGGCCCGCTTCTATGGCTACGACGTGATTCCGACAGCCCTTCCCACCGGCGAGGCCACAGCAGGAAAGCTGTCCTTCAAGCTGAGAGTGGAGGAGGTTGCCAGAAGGATTGCCGAGTTCTGCGGCTTCTCCCAGAGCATGACCTACTCCTTTGAGAGCCCGAAGGTATTTGACAGGCTTCTGATTCCGGAGGACAGCACGCTCCGCAGGGTTGTCACCATCTCGAATCCTCTGGGCGAGGACTTCAGCATCATGAGAACCACTCCGTTAAATGGTATGCTGACCTCCCTGTCCACCAACTACAACCGCCGGAATAAGGATGTAAAGCTCTATGAGCTTGCCACCATCTACCTGCCGGCAGAGGACAGCGTAAGCAAAGAGTACCTTGAGCAGACAGGGCTTCCCATGCTTCCGGACGAGCGCCAGCAGTTTACTCTGGGCATGTACGGGGAGGGAGACTTTTTCACCATGAAGGGTGTTGTGGAAGAATTCCTGGAAAAGATCGGTTTAAATAAGAAGCCCCGCTACAACCCTGAGGCAG is part of the Clostridium sp. M62/1 genome and harbors:
- the pheT gene encoding phenylalanine--tRNA ligase subunit beta; this encodes MNTALSWIKAYVPDLDVTAQEYTDAMTLTGTKVEGYECLDKNLDKIVVGQITEIERHPDADKLVVCQVDLGGTSTQIVTGAPNVKVGQKVPVVLDGGRVAGDHDGGRPEGGIRIKKGKLRGVESNGMMCSIEELGSSREMYPEAPEQGIYIFPEDTEVGSDAIEALGLRDVVFEYEITSNRVDCYSVIGIAREAAATFGKTFCEPEIRKTGNGEDIHDFLKVSVENTELCPRYCARMVKNIKLGPSPDWMRRRLAASGIRPINNIVDITNYVMEEYGQPMHAYDYDQIAGQQIVVKCAQDGEVFETLDGQERKLDSQILMINDGEKAVGIAGIMGGENSKITDNVKTMVFEAACFDGTNIRLSAKRVGLRTDASGKFEKGLDPNTAELAINRACQLIEELGAGEVVGGMIDVYPVKREGNRVPFEPEKINRLLGTNIDRADMISYLKSVELEYDAATEEIVVPSWRQDVHRMADVAEEVARFYGYDVIPTALPTGEATAGKLSFKLRVEEVARRIAEFCGFSQSMTYSFESPKVFDRLLIPEDSTLRRVVTISNPLGEDFSIMRTTPLNGMLTSLSTNYNRRNKDVKLYELATIYLPAEDSVSKEYLEQTGLPMLPDERQQFTLGMYGEGDFFTMKGVVEEFLEKIGLNKKPRYNPEAGKSFLHPGRQAEISYGDTVIGYMGEIHPDVADNYKIGERAYVAVLDMPNLIPLATFDHKYEGIAKYPSVTRDISMVMKKEVLAGQIEEIIEQRGGKILESYKLFDVYEGSQITAGYKSVAYSITFRSKDHTLEEKEVASAMQKILNGLQGLGIELRS
- a CDS encoding slipin family protein; the encoded protein is MKTVIADQSCGFLIDNGRFVRFLSPGTYRFPFWKTYAVKKAAMKGRFADQGIPMEILLKDKEFAERILYVQIPDGSIGFHSVNGNFSQVLPAGEYYFWNVYEKNEVRIVDVTKPEIEGELPVYLIEQVPAAMYRKITVGEGEAGLLYFDGKYERTLPCGIWYYWNYGIKVSCVLVDLKMQRLEISGQEILTADKVGVRLNILCQYRVSDPAELVKKTKNIAEQIYSAGQLAAREYVGKLTLDELLNQKEEIGRKLEEKMKEIQSQYPVEIGAVGIKDIILPGEIRAIMNTVLVAEKQAQANVITRREEVASTRSLLNTARLMEENQILYRLKEMEYLERICEKVGSISLSGTAGILEQLAALTEGRKT
- the pheS gene encoding phenylalanine--tRNA ligase subunit alpha; amino-acid sequence: MREQLEKIKAEALAKIEASDALEKLNDIRVAYLGKKGELTSVLKSMKDVAPEERPKVGQMVNDARALIEEKLEETKKKLARIAREEQMKKEVIDVTLPAKKNNVGHSHPNTIALEEVERIFIGMGYEVVEGPEVEYDKYNFEKLNIPKGHPARDEQDTFYINDSVVLRSQTSPVQVRVMETKKPPIRIIAPGRVFRSDEVDATHSPSFHQIEGLVIDKNITFADLKGTLAEFARELFGEETKVKFRPHHFPFTEPSAEVDVSCFKCGGKGCRFCKGSGWIEILGCGMVHPHVLEMCGIDPEEYSGFAFGVGLERIALLKYEIDDMRLLYENDVRFLKQF